From the Cucumis sativus cultivar 9930 chromosome 5, Cucumber_9930_V3, whole genome shotgun sequence genome, the window TATTAGTGTATGTTTGTGAGTAATTTGAATAGATACATGAGATAATATTTTGTGTTATATGAACTATATtccatatatatgtgtatgaattatgaatgaatgaattttatttttggattttgaaggTTGGGATTCCATGCAGACATTGGTTGGATACGGTGACAGTGAAATGTGGTCATTGTAgtaatctctcttttttgaGCACAAGACCTCCTTTACAAGGCCAATGCATTGATCATCCTCTAACTTTTCAGGTTTAGGGagatttttagtttctttaaattaaaaagaaacgttattatatatatatatattatcctaactaattaattacatttacaaataatatagTCTCAGGTTGGATTCTCCAATAATGATCATATTCGAAAGGGTGCTTCCACATCTTCCACTTCCACTGCCTCTTCAATCACAAATGATTCTCCAAATTTTGTTGTCAAACGTATGTATAATTTCATTATgatattcacattttttttggaaacTAATAGAAATTATATGTAAAACAACTTTGAAGTAGAAGTGATCtataagtttgattttgaaaaaccaaaaactagAAACCAAGACAACactgtttctttaatttttcaaaattttctatctaaaaaattgaactttaaataataatttggaatTCCAAatatgtattcttttttagttttgcttGAACTTGGAAACActcataaaataacaaaacatatttataatagaTGGCTATTAAAGAAGGGTTTAAGTActcatgaaaatataatatgtaattttatcATCACCCATGGGTTAAAGTTTTGGGTCAATCCTACTTTGATGTGTTTAAACCTaagataatataatataacattaaaatttactttcacTTATAAACTTatcttattgatttattattattatttgtgtaCAGCCCCTGAGAAGAAACATAGACTCCCATCTGCTTACAATCGTTTCATGAAGTAAGAATAATTACAACttattaattacaaaaggaatagaaaattaatttttcttaattagttctttaagaattgaaactttattatattacaatatatacattattgttttaatgttAGAGAGGAAATTCAACGTATCAAAGCTGCCAACCCAGAAATACCTCATCGAGAAGCATTTAGTGCAGCAGCAAAAAACGTaatcaactttctttttaatctatacatcttttcttttattttttttcattttaaaatctatagtttctttattgttataacttttttttcttcacaacaGTGGGCAAGGTACATTCCTAATTCAGCTGCTGGGTCGGTTTCTGGTACTCACAACAACAATGtaagaaagaaattgtaacaaatataaaagtttgaatggttcaattttatcatttagtgataattttctctaattaatCAATATGAATATGCAACTATTGTTGACATTAATGGATTTTAGGGgctttttcaattttgcagGAATGAAAGGGTTATAATTAGGACAGTGGAAGATGGGGGCGAATCATATGGCTGTCTAATCTAGGGTTTGATAAAGTTAAAGAATTGACCATGTCTTATGTCTTTCGTATCGTCATTTTTTCCTCGcacttcttgttttttctttgtgttatgtttttgctttttcGTGGATGAATCTTTGTTCGTTGTATCGATTTAAAGCTATAAGATCGAGTTGTATTTTCTAATATCATAGTATAATTgtaattcactttttttatatatatatattatttttgaagtaAAAGGTTCAAATCTTGACGTAGTCTATTATATTTGTGAACAAGTTTTTGGatgaacataaaattaaatcgTGCATCCTATTAAAATTTACAGTTTGTGTCAATTAATATCTTTTCTTGCCCTAAAAATGTGAGATTAAATGGATATGTATGATCAAATATGgagttaaaagtaaaaatgtgttgcttagaaaaagaacaaaataaaaaggggTTGGGAGTGGAAACGACAGTCCCGGGTAGGACGTCATGTCGTCGGGACGTGGGAAAGTAAAAGACGACAGTGAAAGTAATGTCGGGGGAGAAAGAGAAGAGTTGAAAGGAGACGgagttttgaacttttgaggTTTACCAAACGGCAGCGTTTAGTTAAGATTTTTTGCTCCAATCTTTTTGGTCGTCACTTCTTGTTCATGTTAATATTGGCCCAATATTCTGGCCCAAAaacttcctttttatttatttatttaatgaaactttattactGATAAagagtttattaataataatatcacaTTATTTGATAGATTATGAAATATTGAaatcttttgttatattgaaattttttacttttttttccattgtgTGATATAACAtctactaatattttttattattacaacACAACgtactatttttattaaaaatataaaaaataatctacatAGACTAGAATTGAACACGTTTATAACTAGAAAgatatctaaattttaaatgatagtTAATTAACTagaatgaatttaataagttattaatctttcaatttttcttttgcctaATGAagatctaaaaaattaaactttaaatttgtgtttaacaGGTATAAGAATCATTTGAGttctttttagttattatttttttccctttttctcaAGGATGTTGAGTAagtgaaatttggtttgacaaagaaaaaaagagaggatgATTTCAATTTcccaaaagaataataataattgacaaACAAAAAGGGCCAAATCATGATATCGCATGACTTGTAGGTAtattattttgcttttctaaaacctaaaatttagatatatatatatatatagacatgATAAAATGAAtcttacaaaataaaagaaatattatggAAAAGCTAGtggtggaaaagaaaatataaatatcaaattaagcCTAGTctaacaatatataattaacatgTCTTTCATCTTTCAACAATTAgttaatttgtaaatgttaCACACATTATATAAAGAATCatgttgaattgaaattttaattaaataaaacaattgatACAAAACagtgataataataataataaatcgataatgatgattttaaataatagataGAGTAGTTCtcttatcaatgaaattagGAATTAAGAATTGTTggtaaagtattatttttctcttgatAAACATGGATTACCTTTTCTAAGATTAgttatataatatgtgttaGGGGTGATCACTTTGGATTAAGAACAGACAcgacaaaactaaaaagatcGATATGACCTTAGGACTAAAACGAAACCTAGAGAATATGGAGTTGCCTTTTACTTGGCCCAAGCCCAACATGTAAGGTCGAGGTCAAACCCTAACAAAGTACCTAGCTAATGGGACATGTCCCAACCTCTCAAGGGAACAACTTAAGCAAAATATGAGGTTGCCAATGGAAGACCCTAGTAAATGGCTAAATGAGGGTTGCCTCTTGCACAATGAATTAAAGAACAATTCCAATAATATAACTCTAAAACTAAATTACCAATCAAAATGAGATAGGTCAACTTCACTAGtaaatatattacaatagATTTTACGAATAAGCAAGTCGATTTTAACGTAAGTATAAGAGCTTtatgataaataatataacaacTGATATACAAATCTGTCCATCTTGTTCTTTCTCACGTTGGATGAAgtcttaaataaaattaaaaaaaaaattgaagagaaatgattgtgggagaaagaaaaccatttattgttgattataatgtaaacaaaatttaaagataagtTTGAGAAGTGAATGataagtgaagaagaagatgaagaagagaagaaagggTTGGACCCTCCACCCACTGAAAAGGAGTTCtgtatatgatatataatgGACGAAGAGGAGGtatgatatataattcaaaGCCAAAACAGAACAATAAGGCAAAAATGGCCAAAGGGGGGCAGTATCATTGCTATCTctacattattatttctttcaaattaaaaggCTATGAACAAAATGATATAGGATAGAACTTAGctctaaattatttaattaattatgttacCTTTGAATAAGAACCCTCTAGATATATCACTTAAATTCTCCATTTTGTCAACCAGACAATTTCTTCTGTTCtgcttaattttgtatatctCTTTTCTCTATTCATCACAAAACGACAACGTTTTTGTTCCCCCAAACTTTACGAATAAATTcccaataattaattattatgtgCATCATGTGTTGGAACTTGGAGTActataattatgatatatatttatatatatcccTCATATTTCTAATCTCAACATTTCTTTAATCTTATACAGCTTTATAATAATCCAATGttaatattcaatatatagtGTGTGTGCATGCTAGTTTTCTTTCATAAACCTAGACAGTATGAATACAAACAGTATTGTGTCTAATGCAATGTTGTTATCAATAGgcctaaaataattataatgttggatataacttttcaatttcttggACTTATATTATTACACCCAATTACTACATCTTTATccagttttaaaaaatctcaattatgttatattaaaaatctatttatatattatagtccaacattttcaaatctatcTATTGTGCTTTAGAATTTTCCAACTTAAAAGTTGATCTCCATtcaaatcattatttaaaatgcaataatttaacctttatttaaccaaatcaatttaattaactacAAGAGCTAGTGAGTGTTATATTGGttaccaaatatttttaaaatttaaacttaataagGGTagatgattaaatttaaaattaaaaaagtagttgat encodes:
- the LOC101219863 gene encoding protein CRABS CLAW isoform X1 produces the protein MSNSEDKSSMADLVQPSEHFCYVKCNFCNTVLAVGIPCRHWLDTVTVKCGHCSNLSFLSTRPPLQGQCIDHPLTFQSQVGFSNNDHIRKGASTSSTSTASSITNDSPNFVVKPPEKKHRLPSAYNRFMKEEIQRIKAANPEIPHREAFSAAAKNWARYIPNSAAGSVSGTHNNNGLFQFCRNERVIIRTVEDGGESYGCLI
- the LOC101219863 gene encoding protein CRABS CLAW isoform X2 yields the protein MSNSEDKSSMADLVQPSEHFCYVKCNFCNTVLAVGIPCRHWLDTVTVKCGHCSNLSFLSTRPPLQGQCIDHPLTFQSQVGFSNNDHIRKGASTSSTSTASSITNDSPNFVVKPPEKKHRLPSAYNRFMKEEIQRIKAANPEIPHREAFSAAAKNWARYIPNSAAGSVSGTHNNNE